The Mycolicibacterium monacense genome contains the following window.
CTGGCCAGACTGGAGGCCAGGATCGTCATCCGTCAGCTCCTCGAACGCACCTCGCAGGTGGACGCGGTCGAGGTCGGCCGCTGGTTGCCGAGTCTCTTGGTGCGTCGACTCGAACGCCTGGAACTGGCGGTGGATTGACTGGGACCGTGGTCAGTCGCCGGAACCGTTTTCGCCGCTGGACGTCTCGGCGGTCTTGGCGGCGGATTCTTGCTCAGCGCTCTCGCCCTCGGCCTGATCGGCGTCGGGCTGATCGGCGTCGGACGGGTCGTCCACGGACGGGTCGTCCGCAACCTCCTGCGACTCCTCGTCTTCGGAGTCCGAAGCCGGCTCCTCGACGTCCTCGGCTGCGGACCCGGAGTCTCCCGGCGCCTGCACCTCCGCCGCCGGGTCGGTCTCGGTCTCGGTCTCGTCGATCTTCTCGGTCGCGATCTGCTCGACGCTCGCCTGCGGGGCAGGATCCGCGAGCGGACCGTCGGTGGTGTCGGTGACGATCTCGTCGAACTCGCTCGAGGCCGCCACTGTCACGGCGGGCGCCGACTCCGAAGCGAGGCGCGGCAGCGGGGGAGTCGGTAACGGCGGCAATGGGATCGGGAACCATCCGAGGCTCAGGACGTAGTCGATCTCGTCGACGATCCCGTTGCCCACGCCGTTGGCGGCGGTGCTGACGATCGCGTTGATGCCCTCGAGCCACACGGCGGGGTTGAGCGCGTCGTTCACCACCGGATCGAGGAAGTCGTAGACGAAGCTGTCGACCGTGGGCAGGACGAGATCCGGATACCAGATGTAGATCTGGTCGGAGATCAGGTATCCCAACGGAACCCAGTTGAGCAACCAGGGGCCGAGATCCAGCGCCACGTAGTTGGCCCAGTACCTCGCCACCGAGTAGACGTCGTCGATGACGGTGGAGGCCGTGTCGAGCACAGCCGGATCGTCGAACGCCGCCGCGGCGACCCTCACGGGAGGTTCGTCCGCGCCGATCGGCGCCTGCGCGAGTTGGCCGACCAGTGCGAGCGCCGATCTCAGCTCGTCCGCCGAGGGTGGTTCGACCGGCGGCGCGAGCGTTGCGACGCCGGCGGTGTTGACCACCGGCCGGACGACCTCGACCGTCGTCGGGAGCAGCGGGGTGCTGACCACCAGCGCACCGCCGGTCAACGCGACGACGCCGGCAGTGAACACCGCGCGTACCGAACCGTTCATCCGAATCGCACCCCATCTGTCGACCGACCACATCCTCGCGGCGTGGACCAACGCGGTCCTTACCTTTTCACAGAAATGTCGCCGGCTGGAGGCGAGTGACTCGTTCGCGTTGCGGACCCTCGCGTCACCGGGTCGGGCGCAGCACCACGATGCCCGGGATGGTGCGCAGGTAGTCGCCCAACGGCTCGTCGACCACCTTGTTGTTCGCCCGCAGCGACGAGGCGTTCCGCACGACCGGTCCGTCGGGTCCGTCGACGAAGATCCCGACGTGCGTGACGTCGAGGCCGCCGTCCTCCGCGTACGCCCCGATGTAGTCACCGGTGCGCAGACCGGCCACGACGGCGTCGTCGATCTCGGCACTCGGGAGGTAGGAGACCTGACGGGGGACCACCGGCAGCCCGGGCAGATGCACCCCGCCACCGTCCTTCTGGTTGAGGCGCTTGGCCACCGTGACCGACTTCGCGCCGAGATCCGCGGTCACATCCGTCGCGATCGCCGGTGTCGCGGTCGACCAGTCCGTGAAGAAATGCTTCCGGTTCCGGAATCCGACGACACCGCCTTTGTATCGCACCTCGATGAGGCGGTCGATGAACTCCTCACGGTCGTCGGCGCGTTTGAGCGCCTCCACGTAGTCGGCGTAGGTGAAACAGTCCACCGCCTCGACGTTGACGATGAGTTCCTCGGGTCGGGTCGGCGAACCTACGAGTGTGTTCGCGCCGTAGGGCACCCCGAGGAATCTTCCCGACACCGCCTCGGCCAGGGACGGAACCCGTTCGTGCAGAGCGCCGTTGCGGACCCGCAGCAGATCCCCGAGGATCTGTTCGCTGCGGGGCGAGACGCGGACGACCGGCGGTTCGAGGGGGTGTGCGGCCAGATAATCGGTGACCGGAACCGGTGCGGTCGCGGAGTACCCGACGGGCAGCGCCACGTCTCCGGCGGTCGAGTTGTAGTAGACGTCCCAGCGGTGGAATCCGGCGAACGCCGCCGGATCGCGGGCCATCACCGCCGCATAGTCGCTCACCGCCCGCACGTACTCGTTCGAGTTGTTGTACCGCCACAGCGCGGCATCGGGGTTGCGGGTGAAACCGTTGGCGGCGAGGTAGCGGCCCGCGGCCATGATGCTGTCGTGGGGTGAGGTGATGTCGCCACCGCCCCCGTAGGCCGCGAACGTCGCGGGCATGAACTGCATCGGCCCCTGGGCGCCTGCCGTACTCACCCCGGCGATGCGCCCGAACGCCGTCTCCACCAGGTTGATCGCCGCCAGGTAGTTCCAGCCGACGCCGAAGGTCGCCTCGGCCTTGCGGTAGTAGCCCATCAACTCCTCGGCGGGCCGCGGCTCGATGATCCGCCAGGCCGGCAGGGTCGGTTTGGCGTCGCCCTTGCTCAGCGACGACAACTGGCGCCGGGCGCTGACGTTGCGGTCGTAGATCTCAAGCAGCGGCGCCGGCACCCGCGGTCGCACGACCGGGTCCCACTCGGGGTGATGTCCCAGTGCGCGGTAGGCCAGCTGCTGGCGCCGCGCGGCCGCCCGCCGCACCTCCTCCGGAGACGACGGATCGCGCAGCGCCTGCTCGTCGGCGACGAGGTCGTCGACGATCCTCGCGGGGTCGGCCGCCAGGCGCAGTCTCGGTGGTTCGGCTGCGGCCCTCGGTGTGGCCGACGGCGCAGTCACCGCCTGGGGCGGCGACGGTGCGGCTGCCGGCTCGCTCGACGCCGAACAGCCGCCGGCGGCCACCGCGGCGACGACGAGTAGTGACGGCGCCGCCCTCCTCAACAGGGCGGCGAGGATCTGGTCGTTACTCACTGCTGTTCAACTCCCGCGCTTGCGTACACCCGACGGTCGCACATCCGGACCCTGGCGCGACGCCCGCCCCGCCGATGACCGTCGCGGCTTTCGCGCAATAGGGCCAATGCCTCCACATCCGCTCCCGGTTGAGAGCACGATGGGCCCGTGAACGCCGGGGTGATCGACGCTGCGGGGTTGCAGCAGATGCTTGCCGCGTTGATCGAACGCGGCTACCGCGTGGTGGGCCCGACCGTCTCGGACAACGCGATCGTGCTCGCCGAACTGACCTCGGCCGACGATCTGCCCCGCGGCTGGGGTGTCGACGTCGCTCCCGGTAGCTACCGTCTGCGCCGCCGCGACGACGATGCGCTGTTCGGCCATTCCGCCGGGCCGCAGTCCTGGAAGCAATTCCTCCACCAGCCCAGGCAGCGGCTCTGGTCCTCGGACGGCGCCCCGTCCGACGAGCCCCCGAGGTACGCCTTCATCGGGGTGCGCGCATGCGACCTGTCGGCGATCCGCGTCCTCGACGGTGTGCTGGGCGGGGGCGCCCATCCGGACCGGGGCTTCACCGGGCGCCTGGAGCGGCTCTTCGTCGTCGCCGTGAACTGCACCGAACCCGGCGGGCTGTGCTTCTGCGCGTCGATGGGGACCGGCCCTGCGGTCGGTCCCGGCTACGACCTCGCCC
Protein-coding sequences here:
- a CDS encoding ICP22 family protein; translated protein: MNGSVRAVFTAGVVALTGGALVVSTPLLPTTVEVVRPVVNTAGVATLAPPVEPPSADELRSALALVGQLAQAPIGADEPPVRVAAAAFDDPAVLDTASTVIDDVYSVARYWANYVALDLGPWLLNWVPLGYLISDQIYIWYPDLVLPTVDSFVYDFLDPVVNDALNPAVWLEGINAIVSTAANGVGNGIVDEIDYVLSLGWFPIPLPPLPTPPLPRLASESAPAVTVAASSEFDEIVTDTTDGPLADPAPQASVEQIATEKIDETETETDPAAEVQAPGDSGSAAEDVEEPASDSEDEESQEVADDPSVDDPSDADQPDADQAEGESAEQESAAKTAETSSGENGSGD
- a CDS encoding DUF1460 domain-containing protein, with the translated sequence MARDPAAFAGFHRWDVYYNSTAGDVALPVGYSATAPVPVTDYLAAHPLEPPVVRVSPRSEQILGDLLRVRNGALHERVPSLAEAVSGRFLGVPYGANTLVGSPTRPEELIVNVEAVDCFTYADYVEALKRADDREEFIDRLIEVRYKGGVVGFRNRKHFFTDWSTATPAIATDVTADLGAKSVTVAKRLNQKDGGGVHLPGLPVVPRQVSYLPSAEIDDAVVAGLRTGDYIGAYAEDGGLDVTHVGIFVDGPDGPVVRNASSLRANNKVVDEPLGDYLRTIPGIVVLRPTR